DNA from Vibrio alfacsensis:
AAAAGCATACGAATTTGGCTTCTTTAATGTTCACTCTTGATGGCAAACTTCCCTTGCTAAGACATCTTGTGAACGCTGAGCTTCGTTATGCATATGTCTTATTCTTCCACTTTCGTGGGAGGAAAGTGAACCTCGTTTCCATCACTAGTGAGAATACTAATTTGGCTTGGTTTGCCATTTTCTTCTAGCCGCAGTTCACCTATCGCACTTTGGTTTACTAAGCGGTAGAAGTCGTGGTTACTTGGGGCTCGTTTGAATATCTTAAGGCGCTTACGTTTCGTGAACCAGTTTAATGGCGAGCGCGGACTATAGAGTAGGCGGTCCATTGCATCGCAAAAGTTGAGTAGGGCAGTCGGAAACTGATTTTTAAATCCACTGCAAGTGATTTGGTAGATATTCGGGCTGTTTTTTCGGTAACGCAACTTAATGTCGTACGCAAAAGAGTAGTGAACATCACCAGACAAAATCACAAAGTTGGTCGGGGTTTTCGTATGCGTAAATATGCTAATGAGAGTATTTGCACTGCCTGGGTGCGCCATCCAGTTTTCTGCATCAATGACTAAGGGTTGGCCGCAACTGGTCATGATACGTTGCAGCATCTCAATAAACTTGACTCCAAACATCGGCGCGGCCGAAACGATAATGACTTTGTCTTGATTCATCAACTCTTGCTGAAACTCAATTAAAGCCTCCCAATCCATCAAACCTGATGGCTTATTCATGCGTGACTCTGAGCGCCAGCGACGGGTACGAGTATCGAGAACGACGACTTTAGGTGATGTATGTACGGTGTAGTGCCATTCTTCAAAGCGATATAGGTACTGAATAAATTGGTTTTGTGCTTCGTCGGTGAGTTCGTCGAAGTAACGATGCGCATACTCCATGAACGTAGTATTAAACTTCTCCGGCGCGTTACCCCAGCCTTGGCATAGCCAGTAGGCGATCAATCCGTTGCCGATGATACGATGTGAAAACGCATTTTCTGTTGCAGCTTTTTCCCAGCCGACCGTTAAATTCCAGTCATCGGTGATATCGTGATCATCGAAGATCATATAAGTCGGAATATGAGCCAGTAGTCGCTGAACGTTGTTTAGACCAGATATAAATGCATCGATATGCACTTTTTCATCACGCCAGTGCTGTTGCCATTTCGGGCTTAACTGTTTACCGCCAATAGAGAAGCCGAGGTCGAGAATTCTATCGCAGTTTATCAATGTCCAAGGTATTGGAGACCAAACCAGCAGATACATTGCGAAAAATTCAGCAAAACTAATTAAGTGGTTTTCACTCTCTCTTGAGCTGAAAATGGGCACACCTTTGTGGGGGAAGAACTTGGCTATCAAGCTTCCATCATCAACAAAGTGCGGCAAAATATGATCGCGACCGTAGTAGCAATCAGGATGTCGATAGAGCTCTTGAGTATTTTTGATAGGCGCTTGATCAAAGGTCTCATCTGGAAGACCAAGTAACTGAATAAGTTGTTCTATCGCATCAAGCATTGGCCCAGCAACGTGATCGGCATAGATCTGGTCACCACTCATTAGGAGCATGTCAGGACGATCCGTCACTTCTTGTTTGGCTACTTTTGCATCCGCTGTAACGAGGCTGTCTTTACTAAAATGATGCGGATTACGGCACGACCCATGCAGCAGGTAATCCGCCTTTTCACTGATTACAAACTCAATACCATTTTGGGCGTTTGTATCGTTTTCATAAGCAAGGTGCGGCATCAGTGTTGTCAATGGACCGTCTTGGGTATGTATTTGGTAGCGAAGTGCTTGCCCTGAGGGGTAGTTACCTTGAAGTGTCAGCATACATACCCAAGCATTTTTACCTACTTGAAGCTGCTGGTGTGGTGAAATTGCTTCTGAGTAAAGTGCGCTATCGGAATGTGCATCAAATATATCAACAGCGCCATCTAAACGTTTTGTTGTGACTAACCAAATGTTGACCTCTGCCGGGGTCACTTTTCTTAAAATTGGGCCTGCGATGATTAGAGGTAGTTGGTTTGGCTCATTGGCCGATAGCGGTGTTGGCAAAGCGGTTCCTTATGCGTTTGAGTCTTCTTCAAGGAGTTCGATAACTTGTGAGCTGCTAAGTTCATGACCCATAAGAAATAAGCCTAACATAGCATCCGTTTTTGAAGTGTTATCGGCATCTTCATCAAGGATTTGTTTTAAGCGGGTACGAATGAGCTCAATTTCATGCTCTACAAAACCACGACCTTCTTCATCGCCTTGGCCCTCTTCAGGTGCATTATCAAAGCGTAAAAAGAGCATTTCCCCGTCGAGTTCAGTTTCAACTAAGCGTTCGGGTAGCCATTCATCACCCATAACGATATCGGGATCGGCCCCTTGTGGCAGAGTGTTGAAAATGGAGATGAGTTCAGATGCTTTCACGATAAATAGTGGTTTCTAGTAGTGATTTCCTATTGTATCGGTGAATCCACTAAAAATCTAAATCTCAATAGTGTAGATAAAGAAAAAACACAACGTTGAACATTGGATAAACAACTTGAATGAAAATAATCAAACTCTTACGTGTTTTTTCACGCGTTGAGCGTTAAAGTAGTAAGGTAACGGCTTCAATTTCCATTTGTATTGAACCCCTTATATTGAACACCTAAGTTGCTGAGTTATAGCGTGAAACAGGAATGTTATGAAACACTTCACTAAGGCAAGTTGTGTTGCGGCGGGAATACTATGTAGTTTGCCAGTCGCTGCTGAGTCTTCAGTCTCTGAACAACAATGGGGAATTGCAGCGATGTATCGGACTGCTTCAATTCCGTTTTACACCGCGGATGATGATTCAACCGTGAGTACTTTTGTTCCGATGATGTTTTTGAAAATGATTATGTTTACATCGACGGGGTAGAGGGGCGTGTTTATTCATAATAGCGACGATTCCAACTGGCGAATTAGTGCTATTACTCGGCTTAGGTTTCTTGATATTCCGAAATCGGTGCAAAACGCTTTCGAGGGAGACCGAGCAGATTTCGGTGGTCAAATTCGTTACAACATTGATGATAATTGGCGTGCTGAATTTGAAGTAATGACGGATGACGAGTTTCAATTTCATACTAACTATCGTCTTGCGGCCTACTATGAGTTTGGTGATTGGGAGCTAGAACCCGCTTTCACCGTTCGTTATAAAGACGCGGACTTTAATAGCGCCTATTACTCGTTTAAGGACGTTACGGGTGAGAGCATTGGTGCGGGCATTGATGCAAACTTAGGTGTGAAAGCGCGTTACCACGTCGTATCGAACTTATATCTATTGGGGCAAGCAAGTGTTACTCGTTTGGATAGTGCAGCTTACGATAGCCAAGTGGTCGAAGATCGTTATGAGAGTGAAGTGTTTATCGGGTTTGGTTTCTTCAATGATAAGTCTAAAGCGCCTAAATCAGAGCTGAGCAATCGTCCTTATTTACGTGTTGCACATGGCTGGGCAACACCATCTAATATCGGTGATATCTTCAAACTGAACGCGGAAAAAGATGAGTATAATAACCAACTTACGTCGTTATTCTATGGCCATCCGTTAACCGATGAAATATTTGGTTTCCCGCTTGATATTTATCTAACGCCGGGCCTTGTTCACCATTGGTCTTCGGATGTGCAATCATCGAGTACAGAATATGTCGTGGCGATCAAAGCGTATTACACGTTCAATTGGCCAACCCAGTGGCGCTTTGGTGTTGCAGAGGGGATGTCTTACATTGATAACGTCACTTACATTGAAGGAACGGAGATGGAAGAAAAGGGATATACAGCAAGTAATCTTCTTAACTATCTCGACTTTTCGTTTGATGTTAATGTAGGCGATCTGTTCAATCAGAAAGATTGGGAGAATATGTGGGTAGGTTATTCCTTACATCATCGTAGTGCCATTTTTGAGAGTGCTTCCCAATTTGGTCGCATCAAAGGTGGCAGTAACTACAATACCATCTATTTGCAGTATGATTTTTGATATGAATGCTTAAAACGCTAAAACGCCCTCGTATTTAAACATGAAAAGCTCCGATGAAACGGAGCTTTTCTATTACGATTCTAAGACGGTTCTTCTATAGAACGGGTCTAGATTTGTTCCCAAGGTGAGCCTGCAACACCTGGTTTGTCGCCTTTTGTCCACCATTTGGCTTTGTAATTTAGGCCTTGGTAAGTCGCTTGGTCACCACCGTTGTAGACTTTAGATGCACTCCATTCTTTTACAGAACCGTCATCTTTTTCTTGCCATACTTCAGATGCTCCCGGTGTATCACCTTGTGTCCACCACTTAGCGGTGTACTCGACACCATTGTAAGTGACTTTATCTCCACCTAGGTAAACTTGGTCTTTGTTCCAAGTGTCACCATCGGGTGCTTGTGTGCCTTTGATATTTACTGTCACGGAAGATGACGTTTGTGATTGGGCATCTGACACCGTTACGATGACGTTTAAAGTACTGTCTTTATCTGATTCTGGAGTAGGAACGGACACTGTCGCCATGTTTCCATTTTGAACTATTGTTCCAGCAGACGCAGTAAACGTTAAGGTATCCTGGTCAACATCAGTTGCAGATACCGAGATGGTTGCGATATCACCTGCAATGACATCAACAGATGCAGGAGCGTTGAGCGATGGAGGCGTATTAGCTTCTTCACCTGTTCCTTTGATATTGATTTGTACGGTTTTCACATCAGAACGTTTTCCATCTGTTACCGATACAGTCACATGCTCAGTAGTATCGACCGCTGTTTGTGGGGCTTTGAATATTACCGTTGCGGTATTGTCACTGCTTTCAATCAACTGTGCATTTGAAGCAGAGAATGAAAGTGCATCACCGTCTTTATCCGATGCAGATACCATGAACGCAATGGTTTGTCCGGATTCCGCCTCAAATGCAGTTGGTGCGGTTAGAACGGGTGCGTGGTTCGGTACAACATCTTGGCTGAATACCGCATCGATTTGTTCTGCTAATGGTGAGCTCAGCTCAGAACATTGTTTTAGTTTGGCTCCAAAATTGGTAAATGAGCCTTTACACTCAATGTCACCATGAACTTGCCACACGATGATACCGCCCAAATCGTGGTTAACAATGTACTCAGCTTTCTCTCGAATTGACTGAGGATCGTCATAGCTCAAGAAGTACTTACCATTTACCGCATAAGGGGCACGAGCGTTATCATCCCAGTGATGCTCCCAGTTTGGCTGTTTTACAAGATAGTTGTAGTTTGGTTGGCCTTCAAAATTTGCCCAGTTAGTCAGATCCACAGACGAGACCGTAGGGCCATCGACCTCAAAGTTAACCATTCGCTTATCAGTTGGTGCTCCTAAATACGCGGTCGTTTCCGTGGTTTGCACGCCACGGCCGTAGAATGCTGCGCCGAAGTTAATTTTGTCTGCTGGGATACCACGCTGATTTACCATCCAATCTCGAAGTGTATCAATCGTTAAACCTGCGAATTCTTCTTCAGGATACGGGTAGAGAGGAGAGTTATGACCCGTAACATTAGACCAGCCGCCATTTAGGTCATAAGTCATCATGTTAAAATAATCCATAGAGTTTACTAGACGTTCCCAGTCAAATCCCTCTAGTGCAGATGGCACCGCTTTGAATGCTGCTGTTAACAGCTTATCTTCTCCGATACGCTCACGGATGTCTTCCATTAATTGCTCGAAGTTGTCGTAATCTGCCTCTGTACCAATGAAGTTCATACCACCTGTCCCAGGATACTCCCAGTCGATATCGATACCGTGGAAACCCAGTGCCATTAACTTGTCCACATCTGCAAGGAAACGCGCTTTTTTAACTGGATCAGCAGCCACTTCTGGAAAGTGCTTTGACATACTCCAACCACCGATTGAAGCCATGACTTTCACGCCTTTTTCGTTGGCTAAATCGATAAGACCAGGTGCGCCACCCGCTTTTTTCAGTGGGAGCGGCATTTCACCGGTAACACCCGATGGTTCGTGTTTCCAGCCATTACCATTTGGAACAAAACCTTGCGCTTTTACTTTTGCGAGATTTTCTGCTTCCCACGCTTCATTACCTGGATAAGACCAAAGGTATTCTAATTCACCCCATAGGATGTGCAGATCCCAGCTAGAATAAACATCGGTGTATAATAGAGAACCCGGTTCTTGCACCGCATCAGGCTGATAGATTTTCTTGTTGCGTAAATCACCGCTGTGTAAAGAACCATCTTTTGCAACGCCAAAAAACGAGTAGTTCAGAATGGAATAGATATCCATATTCACATTCAGATGGGTTGCTTCTCCTGCGACGCTAAAGCCGTGTTGTGGGCCTTTCCATGCCTCCCATTGTGTCAGGTAGCCAATCACATTTTTGTCATGCGCTGGCGCTGCATATAGGGATGAGCTCATTAGCAAAGAGCTGGCGATAGACGCAGCGATTGCGGTCAGTTTAATACTGCTTTTCATTTCGGTTTCTCCACGCGATGTTTTTTTGCATTTATATATCGCTTAATTCATTTCGCAAATAAATGATTCTAAGTTTGGTAGCGTGGTTCCAATTTGGTTGTTTTGGACTTGTGGGGATAACTTGTTTTGAAGCAATATCAGATATTTGCAATGGATTTTGAGCGGGAAAGAAACCGTTTAACGAACAAGATCAGGAGCAATATAACCAAGTTGATGATGTTTATGTGAGATGATTTGAGGCAGGATGAAGATAGATTCGCGATAAAATCAAACAACGAAACGAGAGAAATTTTCTCGCTCCGTTAGTCAATAAGTAATAATTTCTGACGTGGTTACACGAGTGCAAGCAGTTGGTCTTGCGCTTCGGTCATGCCTTTTGTTGCCGCATCTTCACCCATATTCAGTGCTTCTGCGTAAACAAATTCG
Protein-coding regions in this window:
- a CDS encoding glycosyl hydrolase family 18 protein — translated: MKSSIKLTAIAASIASSLLMSSSLYAAPAHDKNVIGYLTQWEAWKGPQHGFSVAGEATHLNVNMDIYSILNYSFFGVAKDGSLHSGDLRNKKIYQPDAVQEPGSLLYTDVYSSWDLHILWGELEYLWSYPGNEAWEAENLAKVKAQGFVPNGNGWKHEPSGVTGEMPLPLKKAGGAPGLIDLANEKGVKVMASIGGWSMSKHFPEVAADPVKKARFLADVDKLMALGFHGIDIDWEYPGTGGMNFIGTEADYDNFEQLMEDIRERIGEDKLLTAAFKAVPSALEGFDWERLVNSMDYFNMMTYDLNGGWSNVTGHNSPLYPYPEEEFAGLTIDTLRDWMVNQRGIPADKINFGAAFYGRGVQTTETTAYLGAPTDKRMVNFEVDGPTVSSVDLTNWANFEGQPNYNYLVKQPNWEHHWDDNARAPYAVNGKYFLSYDDPQSIREKAEYIVNHDLGGIIVWQVHGDIECKGSFTNFGAKLKQCSELSSPLAEQIDAVFSQDVVPNHAPVLTAPTAFEAESGQTIAFMVSASDKDGDALSFSASNAQLIESSDNTATVIFKAPQTAVDTTEHVTVSVTDGKRSDVKTVQINIKGTGEEANTPPSLNAPASVDVIAGDIATISVSATDVDQDTLTFTASAGTIVQNGNMATVSVPTPESDKDSTLNVIVTVSDAQSQTSSSVTVNIKGTQAPDGDTWNKDQVYLGGDKVTYNGVEYTAKWWTQGDTPGASEVWQEKDDGSVKEWSASKVYNGGDQATYQGLNYKAKWWTKGDKPGVAGSPWEQI
- a CDS encoding alkaline phosphatase D family protein; this encodes MPTPLSANEPNQLPLIIAGPILRKVTPAEVNIWLVTTKRLDGAVDIFDAHSDSALYSEAISPHQQLQVGKNAWVCMLTLQGNYPSGQALRYQIHTQDGPLTTLMPHLAYENDTNAQNGIEFVISEKADYLLHGSCRNPHHFSKDSLVTADAKVAKQEVTDRPDMLLMSGDQIYADHVAGPMLDAIEQLIQLLGLPDETFDQAPIKNTQELYRHPDCYYGRDHILPHFVDDGSLIAKFFPHKGVPIFSSRESENHLISFAEFFAMYLLVWSPIPWTLINCDRILDLGFSIGGKQLSPKWQQHWRDEKVHIDAFISGLNNVQRLLAHIPTYMIFDDHDITDDWNLTVGWEKAATENAFSHRIIGNGLIAYWLCQGWGNAPEKFNTTFMEYAHRYFDELTDEAQNQFIQYLYRFEEWHYTVHTSPKVVVLDTRTRRWRSESRMNKPSGLMDWEALIEFQQELMNQDKVIIVSAAPMFGVKFIEMLQRIMTSCGQPLVIDAENWMAHPGSANTLISIFTHTKTPTNFVILSGDVHYSFAYDIKLRYRKNSPNIYQITCSGFKNQFPTALLNFCDAMDRLLYSPRSPLNWFTKRKRLKIFKRAPSNHDFYRLVNQSAIGELRLEENGKPSQISILTSDGNEVHFPPTKVEE